In one window of Candidatus Cloacimonadota bacterium DNA:
- a CDS encoding efflux RND transporter periplasmic adaptor subunit produces MFKFKKIIILLIIITLAFGGCDKKTNGNSDRAKTERRPGFAMEAKAVPVIIQEVIPENLQEYVKVVGSLEGITDIVFTSETNGKVLEVHKYLGDWVEKGQTIGRIDNSDYKIQVLQSKAGLSGAQASLESAQLNLQSSEKLYKENKISQQEFLQAKIAKNNATAALEGAKVSLEMKKRALENSEFVAPVSGYITNLNIEIGEMIGGGNPICTIVNSKKLKIKTGLSESDILNVKKGQSVMIKNNGFKETFTGKITGVGIKPLRGTANYPIEIEIENQNEKLLPGMVVEGYIQSKTHKDVFFTSMNNILEKYDDKYVYIIDENNKAYEQKVELGKKVKRDVIITNGLKKGDKLVVEGYDNLSNGAKVEIKSY; encoded by the coding sequence ATGTTTAAATTCAAAAAAATTATTATTCTATTAATAATTATCACCCTTGCTTTTGGGGGTTGTGACAAAAAAACGAACGGTAATTCCGACCGGGCAAAAACAGAAAGAAGACCCGGATTTGCAATGGAAGCAAAAGCTGTTCCGGTAATTATTCAGGAAGTAATTCCGGAAAATTTGCAAGAATATGTTAAGGTTGTTGGATCATTGGAAGGAATTACAGACATTGTTTTCACCAGTGAAACAAATGGAAAAGTTTTGGAAGTGCATAAATATTTAGGTGATTGGGTAGAAAAAGGTCAAACGATCGGCAGGATTGATAATTCGGATTATAAAATTCAGGTTTTACAATCTAAAGCCGGTTTAAGTGGTGCACAAGCCTCTCTTGAGTCTGCACAACTTAATCTACAATCATCTGAAAAATTGTATAAGGAAAACAAAATTTCCCAGCAGGAATTTTTACAGGCGAAGATTGCCAAAAACAATGCCACCGCAGCTCTCGAAGGAGCAAAAGTTTCGCTGGAAATGAAAAAACGAGCTCTCGAGAACTCAGAATTTGTTGCTCCTGTCTCCGGTTACATCACAAATCTGAATATTGAAATAGGGGAAATGATAGGAGGAGGAAATCCGATCTGCACAATTGTTAATTCCAAAAAATTGAAAATTAAAACAGGACTTTCCGAATCGGATATTCTTAATGTCAAAAAAGGGCAGTCGGTTATGATAAAAAATAATGGATTTAAGGAAACATTTACCGGCAAAATTACTGGCGTAGGTATAAAACCATTACGCGGAACTGCAAATTATCCCATCGAAATCGAAATCGAAAATCAGAATGAGAAACTTCTTCCCGGTATGGTTGTGGAGGGTTACATCCAAAGTAAAACCCACAAAGATGTGTTCTTTACTTCAATGAATAATATTCTCGAAAAATACGACGATAAATATGTTTATATTATTGATGAAAATAATAAAGCCTATGAACAAAAGGTTGAACTCGGAAAAAAAGTGAAACGGGATGTAATCATTACAAATGGGTTGAAGAAGGGTGATAAACTTGTGGTAGAAGGCTACGATAACCTAAGCAACGGAGCTAAAGTAGAGATAAAGAGTTATTGA